From Primulina tabacum isolate GXHZ01 chromosome 2, ASM2559414v2, whole genome shotgun sequence, one genomic window encodes:
- the LOC142528612 gene encoding chaperone protein dnaJ 49-like codes for MDGNKDEAVKCLKIAKNALESGDRSRALKFIDKARRLDPYIEIDGLLSNLNGSETEKNGPNEFTEENTSNPSQSGPRRRVQAGGTPPTSSSSSSTSAAYTEEQVTVVREIKRKKNYYEILGLEKSCSAEDVRKAYRKLSLKVHPDKNNAPGSEESFKMVSKAFQCLSDEERRKKYDLVGSEEPVYERRGGAANGMQGFNGFYDADVDAEEIFRNFFFGGMHPANTANFGGFSFGPRVRVRTGGVDNGSNWLRALIQLLPVILILLVNFMPSSEPIYSLSRSYSHDYRFSTPKGVNYYVKSSNFEQQYPPTSQERNAIERRVEDDYHGYLVHKCRVEWQHLQWGYRRDTPSCDALKRFETLAQ; via the coding sequence ATGGATGGAAACAAGGATGAGGCGGTGAAGTGCTTGAAAATCGCCAAAAATGCGCTGGAGTCGGGGGACAGAAGCCGTGCCCTGAAGTTTATTGATAAAGCTCGTAGATTGGATCCATATATTGAAATTGATGGTTTGTTGTCTAATCTCAACGGATCGGAAACAGAAAAGAATGGCCCTAACGAATTCACAGAAGAAAATACGTCTAATCCCTCTCAAAGCGGCCCACGCCGCAGAGTTCAGGCAGGCGGGACCCCGCCAACATCTTCCTCCTCATCTAGCACGTCTGCAGCTTACACAGAGGAGCAAGTCACTGTTGTGAGGGAGATTAAGAGGAAGAAAAATTATTATGAGATTTTGGGGTTAGAGAAGAGTTGTAGTGCCGAAGATGTTCGAAAGGCTTATAGGAAATTGTCGCTGAAAGTCCACCCTGATAAAAACAATGCCCCAGGTTCGGAGGAGTCGTTCAAGATGGTATCAAAGGCTTTTCAATGTCTGAGCGATGAGGAGAGGAGGAAAAAATATGATCTTGTTGGGTCGGAGGAGCCAGTGTACGAGAGGCGAGGTGGTGCTGCAAATGGCATGCAAGGTTTTAATGGTTTTTATGATGCGGATGTTGATGCTGAAGAAATTTTTAGGAATTTCTTTTTTGGGGGTATGCATCCGGCAAACACTGCTAATTTTGGTGGGTTCTCGTTTGGACCTAGGGTGAGGGTGAGGACAGGTGGAGTTGATAATGGATCTAATTGGTTGAGGGCTTTGATTCAATTATTGCCGGTCATACTGATTTTGTTGGTGAACTTCATGCCGTCATCAGAACCAATTTATTCTCTCTCAAGGTCTTATTCACATGACTATCGGTTTAGTACACCAAAGGGCGTGAATTACTATGTGAAGTCCTCAAATTTTGAGCAACAATATCCACCAACTAGTCAGGAACGCAATGCAATTGAACGACGTGTTGAGGATGACTATCACGGATACCTTGTACACAAATGCAGAGTTGAGTGGCAGCATCTTCAATGGGGCTACAGACGGGATACACCAAGCTGTGATGCATTAAAGCGTTTTGAGACCCTGGCCCAGTGA
- the LOC142528621 gene encoding ribosome biogenesis regulatory protein homolog isoform X2 has translation MLLKELFYSQFVIFYVVFQFPKPELPTKWELFAQKKGIQKHKKGKLVFDDQTASWKRRHGYDRVNDENDIPIIEAKATDEPGKDPFSERRKEKKSRVDKQEKHRLQNLKQVVKVGTLPSHIQLATTALPITGTQSKPKKVSKDELLNVAGLAATATASGGKFDKKLPGEKPPKHEKKYRKFLPAVEGLGMGALEKQQTEKVLNNLIPKNSHEILNVEKAVNMYNVKKEKRQNKRGGTSFTSSRLKPEKKSFKKSSPSKRRDKNSFKKTSKKGPSSKGKSK, from the exons ATGCTTCTTAAGGAATTGTTCTACTCACAATTTGTTATTTTTTACGTGGTTTTCCAGTTTCCAAAGCCTGAGCTTCCAACAAAGTGGGAATTGTTTGCTCAAAAGAAAG GTATACAAAAGCACAAGAAAGGAAAACTAGTTTTTGATGATCAGACTGCCAGTTGGAAGCGCCGTCACGGCTATGATCGAGTAAATGATGAAAACGATATACCAATCATCGAGGCTAAAGCCACTGatg AACCAGGTAAAGATCCCTTTTCTGAGAGACGGAAAGAGAAGAAAAGCAGAGTTGATAAACAGGAGAAACATCGGTTACAGAACTTGAAGCAAGTGGTGAAAGTTGGTACCTTACCAAG CCACATTCAACTTGCTACTACCGCTTTACCTATTACAGGAACCCAGTCAAAGCCTAAGAAAGTTAGCAAGGACGAGCTACTGAATGTTGCTGGATTGGCTGCAACTGCGACAGCCAGTGGTGGAAAATTTGACAAGAAACTGCCAGGAGAAAAACCCCCAAAGCATGAAAAGAAATACAGAAAG TTCTTACCAGCCGTGGAAGGATTGGGAATGGGTGCGTTGGAAAAACAGCAAACCGAGAAAGTTCTGAACAATTTGATCCCCAAAAATTCTCATGAGATACTCAATGTAGAAAAG GCTGTGAACATGTACAATGTGAAGAAGGAGAAGAGGCAAAATAAACGAGGTGGGACATCATTCACCTCAAGCAGGTTAAAACCGGAAaagaaatctttcaagaaatcATCCCCAAGCAAAAGGCGAGATAAGAATTCTTTTAAGAAAACATCGAAAAAGGGGCCTTCGAGTAAAGGTAAATCAAAATGA
- the LOC142528637 gene encoding DEAD-box ATP-dependent RNA helicase 52-like, whose translation MSHPWFTGGSARSSGAPSYRRYQPDITVTIPATRPYRRGRGVNRSSFDMCEKFDELEVTREEGQENLRQESVIVNNVGAYDDMKVEVTGVDVPPPATSFSEMGFSSKELNDNIKRCKYVNPTAIQRCAIPVALAGRDLMASAQTGSGKTAAFCFPIISAILEHKHMRRFSGNMTNGVTFASPLALILAPTRELSCQIFEEAKKFSYQTGVRVVVAYGGAPIVGQLRNLEKGVDILVATPGRLVDMIERSKVSLRNVKYLTLDEADRMLDMGFEREIRKIVQQMGMPPPGARQTMLFSATFPDEIRRLGSDFLKNHVFLSVGKVGSSTNLIVQRVEFVRDMDKRDHLMNLLCSQKNANKLTPAKNALTLVFVETKRGADALEHWLCRNGFPATAIHGDKVQMERERALRSFRNGQTPILVATDVAARGLDIPHVGHVINFDLPKVIDSYVHRIGRTGRAGKSGMATALFSDKNAPLAKQLIELMREASQEIPEWLVQYAKTSNHGGGNNRFSRYGGRNYNGHVNGSSVYADCHNDEYSSQSGDKASKSDPYAPTHDTNVYDDYHVDSAGAIPHAANYRSPVADSYGAHSSAYEYNYDHVVASGWD comes from the exons ATGTCGCATCCGTGGTTTACCGGCGGATCCGCCCGATCTTCTGGGGCTCCCTCGTACCGCCGTTACCAACCTGACATCACCGTCACCATTCCCGCCACCCGCCCTTATCGCCGCGGACGCGGAGtcaaccgttcgtcatttgATATGTGTGAGAAGTTTGACGAGCTTGAGGTCACCCGTGAAGAAGGACAAGAAAATCTGAGGCAGGAGTCTGTCATCGTGAACAATGTCGGCGCCTATGATGACATGAAGGTGGAGGTGACGGGGGTTGATGTCCCGCCACCGGCGACTTCGTTTTCTGAGATGGGTTTCTCAAGTAAAGAGTTGAACGATAACATAAAAAGGTGCAAGTACGTCAACCCTACTGCCATACAGAGGTGCGCCATTCCGGTGGCCTTGGCTGGCAGGGACTTGATGGCGTCTGCGCAGACTGGGTCTGGAAAGACGGCCGCCTTTTGCTTCCCGATTATCAGTGCTATTCTCGAGCACAAGCACATGCGCAGGTTTTCGGGTAATATGACTAACGGGGTCACTTTTGCTTCCCCGCTCGCTCTCATACTGGCTCCAACTAGGGAGCTATCTTGTCAG ATTTTTGAAGAGGCAAAAAAGTTCTCGTATCAAACTGGAGTCAGAGTTGTTGTTGCTTACGGCGGGGCACCGATCGTAGGACAG TTGCGAAATTTGGAGaagggtgtggatatcctggtAGCCACTCCTGGTCGCTTGGTGGATATGATAGAAAGATCAAAAGTTTCCCTTAGAAATGTCAAGTATTTAACACTTGATGAGGCTGACCGCATGTTGGATATGGGCTTTGAACGTGAAATCCGAAAGATTGTCCAGCAAATGGGAATGCCTCCACCAGGTGCTAGGCAGACAATGCTTTTCAGTGCAACATTTCCAGATGAAATCCGG AGGCTCGGGTCAGATTTTCTAAAGAACCATGTATTTCTATCGGTGGGAAAAGTTGGCTCCAGCACCAATCTCATTGTTCAAAGGGTTGAATTTGTTCGTGACATGGACAAAAGGGACCATTTAATGAATCTCCTTTGCTCCCaaaaaaatgcaaataaatTGACCCCTGCAAAG AATGCTTTGACGCTAGTCTTTGTGGAGACAAAAAGAGGCGCAGATGCACTAGAGCACTGGCTGTGCAGAAATGGTTTTCCCGCTACTGCCATTCATGGTGACAAAGTGCAAATG GAGAGGGAGAGAGCACTAAGATCATTCAGAAATGGCCAAACACCGATTCTAGTGGCTACGGACGTTGCCGCTCGTGGACTCGACATTCCACATGTTGGTCATGTCATAAACTTTGACTTGCCTAAGGTAATAGACAGCTATGTGCACAGGATAGGCCGAACTGGTCGTGCAGGTAAATCTGGCATGGCAACAGCATTATTCAGCGATAAAAATGCACCCCTTGCAAAACAATTGATTGAATTAATGAGGGAAGCAAGTCAAGAAATTCCCGAATGGCTTGTGCAATATGCTAAGACATCTAACCACGGTGGTGGTAATAATCGATTTTCCCGCTATGGTGGTCGTAACTATAATGGCCACGTAAATGGAAGCAGTGTTTATGCAGATTGCCACAACGACGAATACTCAAGCCAAAGTGGTGACAAAGCTTCAAAATCCGATCCTTACGCTCCAACCCATGATACCAACGTGTATGATGACTATCATGTAGACTCAGCTGGTGCTATTCCACATGCTGCAAATTACCGCTCTCCTGTTGCTGATTCATACGGTGCCCATTCGTCTGCTTATGAGTATAACTATGATCATGTTGTTGCCAGTGGTTGGGATTAG
- the LOC142528621 gene encoding ribosome biogenesis regulatory protein homolog isoform X1: MAEKTMRNRHRKPYGVQPTPPLCLSQLFQMLLLHRENVVKEALEEGKRLAQAVVDALFSLPSTEDHVGPIVELPEPTTKLPREKPFPKPELPTKWELFAQKKGIQKHKKGKLVFDDQTASWKRRHGYDRVNDENDIPIIEAKATDEPGKDPFSERRKEKKSRVDKQEKHRLQNLKQVVKVGTLPSHIQLATTALPITGTQSKPKKVSKDELLNVAGLAATATASGGKFDKKLPGEKPPKHEKKYRKFLPAVEGLGMGALEKQQTEKVLNNLIPKNSHEILNVEKAVNMYNVKKEKRQNKRGGTSFTSSRLKPEKKSFKKSSPSKRRDKNSFKKTSKKGPSSKGKSK; encoded by the exons ATGGCGGAAAAAACAATGCGAAATCGACATAGGAAACCTTATGGCGTTCAACCCACACCACCACTTTGTCTCTCCCAACTCTTCCAG ATGTTATTGTTGCACAGAGAGAATGTGGTGAAAGAGGCCCTTGAAGAGGGTAAGAGATTAGCTCAAGCAGTTGTGGATGCCCTCTTCAGTTTGCCTTCAACGGAAGACCATGTTGGCCCCATTGTAGAGTTGCCTGAACCTACTACCAAATTACCGAGAGAAAAACCT TTTCCAAAGCCTGAGCTTCCAACAAAGTGGGAATTGTTTGCTCAAAAGAAAG GTATACAAAAGCACAAGAAAGGAAAACTAGTTTTTGATGATCAGACTGCCAGTTGGAAGCGCCGTCACGGCTATGATCGAGTAAATGATGAAAACGATATACCAATCATCGAGGCTAAAGCCACTGatg AACCAGGTAAAGATCCCTTTTCTGAGAGACGGAAAGAGAAGAAAAGCAGAGTTGATAAACAGGAGAAACATCGGTTACAGAACTTGAAGCAAGTGGTGAAAGTTGGTACCTTACCAAG CCACATTCAACTTGCTACTACCGCTTTACCTATTACAGGAACCCAGTCAAAGCCTAAGAAAGTTAGCAAGGACGAGCTACTGAATGTTGCTGGATTGGCTGCAACTGCGACAGCCAGTGGTGGAAAATTTGACAAGAAACTGCCAGGAGAAAAACCCCCAAAGCATGAAAAGAAATACAGAAAG TTCTTACCAGCCGTGGAAGGATTGGGAATGGGTGCGTTGGAAAAACAGCAAACCGAGAAAGTTCTGAACAATTTGATCCCCAAAAATTCTCATGAGATACTCAATGTAGAAAAG GCTGTGAACATGTACAATGTGAAGAAGGAGAAGAGGCAAAATAAACGAGGTGGGACATCATTCACCTCAAGCAGGTTAAAACCGGAAaagaaatctttcaagaaatcATCCCCAAGCAAAAGGCGAGATAAGAATTCTTTTAAGAAAACATCGAAAAAGGGGCCTTCGAGTAAAGGTAAATCAAAATGA